In Arthrobacter sp. MN05-02, the genomic stretch CGTCGACATCGGACCGGGTGCGGGCGAGCACGGCGGCGAGGTGGTCCACTCGGGCCTGCTCGAGGACCTGCTCACCAACGAGAAGTCCCTGACCGGCGACTACCTCTCGGGACGGCGCAGGATCGAGATCCCGTCGAAGCGCCGGAAGATCGACCGCTCCCGTCAGCTCAAGGTCGTCGGCGCACGCGAGCACAACCTCACGAACGTGGACGCGACGATCCCGCTCGGCGTGCTCACCGCCGTCACCGGTGTGAGCGGCTCCGGCAAGTCGACCCTCGTCAACGACATCCTCTACAAGGTGCTGGCGAACAAGCTGAACGGCGCCAAGCAGGTGGCCGGGCGGCACAAGCGGATCGACGGGCTGGAACACCTCGACAAGGTCATCCACGTCGACCAGAGCCCGATCGGCCGCACGCCGCGCTCGAATCCGGCCACGTACACCGGCGTGTTCGACAACATCCGGAAGCTCTTCGCGGAGACCACGGAGGCGAAGGTCCGCGGATACCTGCCGGGCAGGTTCTCGTTCAACGTCAAGGGCGGCCGCTGCGAGGCGTGCTCGGGCGACGGCACCCTGAAGATCGAGATGAACTTCCTGCCGGACGTCTACGTCCCGTGCGAGGTCTGCCATGGTGCCCGGTACAACCGCGAGACGCTCGAGGTGCACTACAAGGGCAAGACCATCGCGGACGTGCTCGACATGCCCATCGAGGAGGGGGCCGAGTTCTTCGCGGCCTTCAGCCCGATCGCGCGGCACCTGAACACCCTCGTGGAGGTCGGACTGGGCTACGTCCGCCTCGGCCAGCCGGCCACCACGCTGTCCGGCGGCGAGGCGCAGCGCGTGAAGCTCGCGAGCGAACTGCAGAAGCGGTCCAACGGCCGCAGCATCTACGTCCTCGACGAGCCGACCACCGGCCTGCACTTCGAGGACATCCGTAAGCTGCTGCTCGTCCTCCAGGGCCTGGTGGACAAGGGCAACACGGTCATCACGATCGAGCACAACCTCGACGTCATCAAGAGCGCCGACTGGGTGATCGACCTCGGTCCGGACGGTGGTTCGGGAGGCGGCCAGATCATCGCGACGGGGACGCCGGAGCAGGTGGCGACCAACGGGCGGAGCTACACGGGGACGTTCCTCAAGGAGATCTTCGACAGGGTCGGATAGGGCCTGCTGCACGGCCGATATACCCGGGAGGGCATGCGTGATGCATGCCCTCCCGGTACTATGGCAAGCTTGCCCGGTGGCAAATATGCATTCGCTGATACTCTTCGACCTCGACGGTACCCTCGTCGACCCGGCAGGGGCCATCACCGGAGGCATCAGCGCGGCCCTGGTGAGCCACGGATTCCCCGTGCCCGACGACGACGCCCTCCAGGCCATGGTCGGGCCGCCGCTCGCCCACTCCCTGACCGCACTGGGAGGGGTGCCCGCGTCGCGGGTCCAGGAGGTCATGGCGACCTACCGCGCGGGCTACGTCGCGACCGGCATGGCGCGCAGCCGCCCCTATCCGGGCATCGCACGGTGCGTCGAGGCGCTGTCCGACGCAGGAGCGGTCGTCGCCGTGGCGACCCAGAAGCCCGAGTGGCTCGCCGAGGAACTGCTCGACGCGCAGGGCCTCCGGCACCTCTTCGCCTCCGTCCACGGCTCCCCGCGCGACGAGGCCGCGACCGTCGGCGGCAAGGCGCCGATCATCCGCGCGGCGCTCGACCGACACGCGTCGGACTCCTCCCGACCGGTCATGGTCGGCGACCGCCGGCACGACGTCGAGGGCGCCGCCGCCCACGGGATCGCCTGCATCGGCGTCGGTTGGGGGTTCGCCGCACCCGGCGAACTGGAGGACGCCGGAGCGGCCGCGGTCGTGCAGACCGCCGACGAACTGCTGGAGGTGCTCCGTGGGGGTCTATGACCTGACACGCAGCACCACCCGCGGCCTGATCAGCACGCTGTGCCGGCCGACCGTCGAGGGACTGGGCAACGTGCCGAAGGACGGCCCCTTCATCGTCGCTCCCAACCACCTGTCCTTCCTCGACAGCGTGCTGGTCCAGGCGCTGATGCCCCGACCGGTCGCGTTCTTCGCCAAGGCGGAGTACTTCACCGGCTCGGGCGTGAAGGGCGTCCTCATGAAGTCGTTCTTCGAGGGCGTCGGCTCCATCCCCGTGGAGCGCGGGCAGCAGGCCGCCAGCGTGCAGGCGCTCCGGACGCTGCTCGACCTGCTGGAGCAGGGCGACGGCGTCGGTATCTATCCCGAGGGGACGCGCTCACGCGACGGCCGGCTCTACCGGGGGAGGACGGGCGTCGGCTGGCTCGCGCTCACCACCGGTGCGCCCGTGGTGCCGGTCGGCCTGCTCGGCACCGACGCCCTGCAGCCGGCGGGGAAGAAGGGCGTCCGCCCGCAGCACTTCACCCTGCGGATCGGAGAGCCGCTCGTGTTCGCGAAGACCGGACCCGGGCACCCCCTGCCCGCACGCCGCAGCGCGACGGACACGATCATGGACAGCATCGCCGCCCTGACCGGCCAGGAGCGCGTGGCGCACTACAACCAGAGCCCCTCGACCGACTAGGCCGGCCCGTGTCAGCGGTCAGCGGAAAGGACGCTCGGGCGTCGGGGCAGGTCATCGTGCAGCCCTAGGATGAATGGCGTGGCGAACCCAGTGACGTACCGGCCCAAGACAGGCGAGATACCGCTCGATCCCGGTGTGTACCGCTTCCGCGACGAGCACGGCCGGGTCATCTACGTGGGCAAGGCCAAGAACCTCAGGTCTCGGCTCAACTCCTACTTCGCCAACCCCCAGGGGCTGCTCGCGAAGACCCGCACCATGGTCTTCACGGCCGCGAGCGTCGAGTGGACCGTCGTCGGCAGCGAGCTCGAGGCGCTCCAGCTCGAGTACACGTGGATCAAGGAGTTCGATCCACGGTTCAACGTCATGTTCCGGGACGACAAGTCGTACCCGTACCTGGCCGTCACCATGGGGGAGAAGTACCCGCGCGTGCAGGTCCTGCGCGGGGACAAGAAGAAGGACACGCGCTACTTCGGCCCGTTCTACCCGGCGAAGGCCATCCGCGAGACGGTCGACACCATGATCCGGGTCTTCCCCGTCCGGACCTGCAGCTCCGGTGTCTTCAAACGCGCCGAACGGACCGGCAGGCCGTGCCTGCTCGGCTACATCGACAAGTGCTCGGCACCCTGCGTGGGCCGGATCACCCCCGAGGACCACAGGGCCCTCGCCGAGGACTTCTGCGACTTCATGTCCGGCGAGGCGAAGAAGTTCATCTCCGGGCTCGAGAAGAAGATGGCGGAGGCCGTCGCCGAGCTCGACTACGAGTCGGCTGCCCGCCTGCGCGACGACATCGCGGCACTGCGCCGCGTGTTCGAACGCAACACGGTGGTGCTCAGCGAGGACACCGACGCCGACATCTTCGCGTTGAAGGAGGACGAACTGGAGGCCGCCGCGCAGGTCTTCCACGTCCGGGGTGGCCGCATCCGCGGCCAGCGCGGCTGGGTCGTCGAGAAGGTCGAGGACATGGAGACGCCCGACCTCGTGGAGCACCTGCTGCAGCAGGTCTACGGCGAGGGCAACAGCAGCAACGAGCAGATCCCGCGCGAGGTCCTCGTCCCGGTCCTGCCGAGCAACTCCGACCAGATGCTTGAATGGCTCCGCAGCCTCCGGGGCGCGCGGGTCGACGTCCGGGTCCCGCAGCGCGGCGACAAGGCCACCCTCCTGAAAACAGTGGAGCAGAACGCGGCGGACGCGCTGCGCCTCCACAAGAGCCGCAGGGCCGGCGACATCACCACCCGGTCGGCCGCCCTGCAGGAACTGCAGGAGGCCCTCGACCTGCCCCAGCCGCTGATGCGGATCGAGTGCTTCGACATCTCGCACGTCCAGGGCACCAACGTGGTGGCCTCCATGGTCGTCGTCGAGGACGGCCTGCCCCGGAAGTCCGAGTACCGGAAGTTCTCCATCACGGGCGACGCGGCCCGGGACGACACCGCCTCCATGTACGACGTCATCCACCGCCGGTTCCGCAACTACCTCGCGTCCAAGGCCGGCGACACCCGTGACGCCGCGGCCCCCGACCCGGAGAGCGCGCCGGTCGACGACGAGGCGTCGGTCCTCGAGCATCCCGCCGTCGACGAGCAGGGCGAGCCGATCCGGGACACGACGACGGCGATCCCGCGCAACCGGTTCGCGTACCCGCCCAGCCTCGTCGTCGTCGACGGCGGACCGCCCCAGGTCGCCGCCGCGTCCCGGGCCCTCGCGGACCTCTGCATCGACGACGTCTTCGTGATCGGCCTCGCCAAGCGACTCGAGGAGGTGTGGATCCAGGACAGCGACTTCCCCGTCATCCTTCCCCGCGCGTCGGAGGGACTGTTCCTCCTGCAGCGCATCCGCGACGAGGCGCACCGCTTCGCCATCACGTTCCACCGCCAGAAGCGCGGGAAGTCGATGACGGCCTCGGCCCTCGACGACATCCCCGGCCTCGGTCCGGCCAGGCGCAAGGCGCTGCTCAAGCACTTCGGCTCGGTCAGGAAGATCCGGGCCGCGAGCATCGAGGAGCTCGTCGAGGTACCGGGCGTCGGCCCCGCCCTGGCCGAGACCATCCGCACCTCGCTCGCCGTCGGCGCGGACGACGCGCCCGCCCCGGCCGTGAACATGACCACGGGCGAGATCATCGAAGATTAGCTAGGCTGAGGACGCGGCCGCAGGCGCGCCGCTGAGACCGCACACACCAGGGCATGCCCGTCTACCGGGCTGACCCGACGAGCCGGAACGGACGCACCACGATGACTGAGGCCACGAGCCTGACTCCGGTCAAGCCCACCCAATCCGAGTTGCTGGTCGTGACCGGCATGTCGGGGGCCGGGCGCAGTACGGCCGCGAACGCGCTCGAGGACCACGGCTGGTACGTGGTGGAGAACCTCCCGCCGCAGATGCTCACGACGCTCACGGAGCTCGTGGCGCGGACGCCGCAGTCCATCCCCAAGCTCGCCGTCGTCATCGACGTCCGCGGCAAGGAGCTCTTCAACGACATCAAGGCATCGCTGGACGGACTGCGGGCGGCCGGGGTCGGCTACCGGGTCCTCTTCCTCGACGCCGACGACGCCGTCCTGGTGCGACGCTTCGAGCAGGGCCGCCGCCCGCATCCGCTGCAGGGCGACGGCCGGATCCTCGACGGCATCGCGGCCGAGCGGGACGTGCTCAGGGAGCTGAAGCACACATCGGACATCGTGATCGACACGAGCGACCTCAATGTGCACGCCCTCGCGACGAGTGTGACCGAGCTGTTCTCCGAGTCCGGTCCCATCGTCCTCCGCCTCAACGTCATGAGCTTCGGTTTCAAGTACGGCCTTCCGGTGGACGCCAACTACGTGGCCGACGTCCGCTTCATCCCGAACCCGCACTGGGTGCCGGTCCTGCGACCCCAGACAGGGCTCGACGCGCCCGTGCGCGACTACGTGCTCGGTGCGCAGGGCGCCGGTGATTTCATCGACCGGTACGTCCACGCCCTGGTCCCCGTCCTGGACGGCTACCGCCGCGAGAACAAGCACTACGCCACCATCGCGGTCGGCTGCACCGGTGGCAAGCACCGGTCCGTCGCCGTGACCGAGGAGATCGCACAGCGCCTGGCCCAGCTGCCGGGCGTGCAGGTCGCCGCTCACCACCGAGACCTCGGTCGTGAGTAGTGGCGCTGTTCTCCGGGTCCCTTCCCCTCGTCCCGCCCGCGGCCGGCAGGAAGGGAGACGGCCCGGGCCCGGGTCCGTCCGTCGTCGCGCTCGGCGGCGGGCACGGATTGTCGGCGTCGCTGTCCGCCCTGCGGCTCCTGACCCAGGAACTGACCGCCGTGGTGACCGTGGCCGACGACGGCGGGTCCTCGGGGCGGCTGCGCCGCGAACTCGGGGTGCTACCTCCGGGCGACCTCCGGATGGCCCTCTCGGCGCTCTGTGACGACACGGACTGGGGACGCACCTGGCGTGACGTCATGCAGCACCGCTTCACCTCGCGGGACGGCGTCGAGGGCTCACTCGACGACCACGCGATGGGCAACCTCCTGATCGTCACGCTGTGGGAGCTCCTCGGTGATCCGGTCGCAGGCCTGCAGTGGGCCGGAGCCCTGCTCGGCGCGCGGGGCCGGGTGCTGCCGATGGCCAGCGTGCCCCTGACGATCGAGGGCGACCTGCTCAGCGAGGTGCAGGGGTCCCTGCGCGTGACCACGGTGACGGGGCAGGCGCGACTGGCGGTGGCCGCCGACACCGGCAACGTGAGCAACGTGCGTCTCCTCCCCGCAGGAGCGCCGGCCTGCCGGGACGCCCTGGAAGCCATCGAGCTGGCCGACTGGGTGGTCCTCGGACCGGGGTCCTGGTACACCTCGGTGCTGCCGCACCTGCTGCTCCCCGAGCTCCGGGACGCCCTGTGCCGGACCTCCGCCAAACGGTGCCTGACCATGAACCTCACCAACGACACCAAGGAGACCCAGGGCATGAGCGCGGTCGACCACCTCAACGTGATCACCCGCTACGCACCGGATTTCACCGTCGACGTGGTGCTCGCCGATCCCGCGGTGGTAGCAGACCGTGCCGAGTTCGAACGAGCCGTCGCAGGAATGGGCGGACGGGTCGTCTTCGGTACAGTGGGAGTTTCGACCGGTAAGCCCGTACATGATCCCCTGCGGCTGGCGACGTCCTACAACGACATGTTCGGGGAGAACTAGGAGTGTATCTGTGGCCCTGACCGCCGATGTCAAAGAGGAGCTGTCCCACCTCGACGTCAAGAAGTCCTCGGTCCGCAAGGCCGAGGTGTCCGCGCTGCTGAGATTCGCCGGAGGTCTCCACATCGTCTCCGGCAGGATCGTCATCGAGGCCGAGGTGGACCTCGCCTCGACGGCGCGCAGGTTACGGGCGACCATCGCCGAGGTGTACGGGCACAACAGCGAGATCATCGTCGTCACGGGAGGCGGCCTCAAGCGTGGCAACCGCTACGTGGTGCGCGTGGTGCGCGAAGGGGAGTCCCTCGCCCGTCAGACCGGGCTCCTGGACAGCCGCGGCCGCCCCGTCCGGGGGTTGCCGTCCGCCGTCGTCAACGGCTCGACGGCGGATGCCGAGGCCGTGTGGCGCGGCGCGTTCCTCGCACACGGCTCCCTGACGGAACCCGGCCGTTCCTCCTCCCTGGAGGTCACCTGCCCCGGCCCGGAGTCCGCCCTGGCGCTCGTCGGGGCAGCACGGCGGCTCGACATCGCCGCCAAGGCGCGGGAGGTGCGCGGCGTCGACCGCGTGGTCATCCGCGACGGCGACACGATCGCCGCCCTCCTGACGCGCATGGGCGCGCACGACGCCCTCATGGTGTGGGAGGAGCGCCGGATGCGCAAGGAGGTCCGGGCCACGGCGAACCGCCTCGCGAACTTCGACGACGCGAACCTGCGCCGATCGGCGCAGGCCGCCGTGGCCGCGGGCGCGCGTGTCGAGCGTGCCCTCGAGATCCTCGGCGAGACGGTCCCCGAGCACCTGCGCTACGCGGGGGAGCTGCGGGTGGCCCACAAGCAGGCGAGCCTGGACGAACTCGGCCGGCTGGCGGACCCGCCCATGACCAAGGACGCCATCGCCGGGCGCATCCGGCGCCTGCTCGCCATGGCGGACAAGAGGGCGACGGACATCGGGATCCCGGGGACCGATGCGAATGTGACCGCGGACATGCTCGACGAGTGAAGAAGTGCATAGGATGGAACGACAAGCCCGCTTCTGATCAGGTGGGCCGCCTGCCGTCCGGGCTCCCGCTGGAGCCGACGGGCGCGCCGGCACCTGGGACCACTACATGGAGGACTACGTGAGCGAATACGTACTGCCGGATCTCGATTACGACTACGCGGCCCTGGAGCCGCACATCTCGGGCCGGATCATGGAGCTGCACCACTCCAAGCACCAGGCCACCTACGTCAAGGGCGCCAACGACGCCCTGGCCCAGCTCGCCGAGGCCCGCGCGACCGGCCAGTTCGGCACCATCCCCAAGCTCTCCAAGGACCTCGCCTTCCACGTCGGCGGCGTCATCAACCACAGCATCTTCTGGAAGAACATGTCTCCCGAGGGCGGCGACAAGCCCGAGGGTGAACTGGCCGCGGCCCTGGACGACGCGTTCGGGTCCTTCGACGCGTTCCGCGCCCATTTTCACGGCCGCCGCCACGTCCCTGCAGGGCTCGGGCTGGGCCGTGCTCGCCTACGAGCCGCTCGGCCAGAACATCGTGATCGAACAGCTCTACGACCAGCAGGGCAACGTGCCCGTGGGTACCGTGCCGCTGCTGATGCTGGACATGTGGGAGCACGCCTTCTACCTGGACTACGTCAACGTCAAGCCCGACTACGTCAAGGCGTGGTGGAACCTGGTGAACTGGGCCGACGTCCAGACCCGCTTCCAGGCAGCACGCACCGGCGCCTCCGTCCTCATCACTCCCGGCCGCTGACCGGCCGGTCACCACCACGCTCCGCGCACGCGGGGCGATCAGTGCTCCGAGTGCGTGCCGGAACGCCGCGCTGAGTAAGGTTGGAGCCGTGCAGGGACCCGTCCCCGCACGGCTCCGGCGACGGACACCGCTCCGCAGGGAGCCAGCAGGACCCGATTCACTTCGGCACGAAGGTGTGCCCGGTACCAGATTTACTCGTCGCCGGCATCACCCGAGAAGGGTCATCACGGCGGCACCACCTATGAAGGAGATGGAAACCAGTGACTACTCGTGTTGGAATCAACGGCTTCGGCCGCATCGGTCGCAACTACTTCCGCGCGGCCCTCGAGCAGGGCGCAGACCTCGAGATCGTTGCCGTCAACGACCTGACGAGCCCCGAGGCCCTCGCCCACCTGCTGAAGTACGACTCCGTGACCGGCCGTCTGAAGGCCTCCGTCGAGGTCGACGGGGGTGACCTGGTGGTCGGCGGCAAGCGCGTCAAGGTGCTGGCCGAGCGCGATCCCGCGAACCTGCCCTGGAAGGACCTGGGCGTCGACATCGTGATCGAGTCCACCGGGTTCTTCACCAAGGCATCCGACGCCCAGAAGCACATCGACGCCGGCGCCCAGAAGGTCCTCATCTCCGCTCCCGCCTCCGACGAGGACCTCACCGTGGTGCTCGGCGTCAACGACGGCGACTACGACCCCGCGAACCACCACATCATCTCGAACGCGTCGTGCACCACGAACTGCCTCGGCCCCCTCGCCAAGGTGCTGAACGACTCCTTCGGCATCGAGCGCGGCCTCATGACGACGATCCACGCGTACACCGCCGACCAGAACCTCCAGGACGGCCCGCACAAGGACCTCCGCCGTGCACGCGCCGCAGCGATCAACATGGTGCCGACCTCCACGGGCGCGGCGAAGGCGATCGGCCTCGTCCTGCCGGAGCTCAAGGGCAAGCTCGACGGCTACGCCATCCGCGTTCCCGTCCCCACCGGTTCGGCCACCGACCTGACGGTCACCCTGGGCCGTGAGGTCACCGCCGAGGAGGTCAACGCCGCCTACAAGGCTGCCGCTGCCGAGGGCTCGCTCAAGGGCTACCTCACCTACACGGAGGACCCCATCGTCTCCTCGGACATCGTGACGGATCCGGCGTCGTGCATCTTCGACTCCGGCCTGACGAAGGTCCTCGGCAACCAGGTCAAGGTCGTGGGCTGGTACGACAACGAGTGGGGCTACTCGAACCGCCTGGTCGACCTGACCGAAATCGTCGCCGCCAAGCTCTCCTAGGCGACCGCCCGTGGCTTACGCATCGCTCGACGACCTCCTCGCCGAAGGCGTCCGTGGACGCCGTGTCCTCGTCCGTTCGGACCTCAACGTGCCCCTCGAGGGCGAGGTCCCGGAGCTGAAGGTCACCGACGACGGCCGCGTGCGCGCTTCCCTGCCCGTTCTCCGCAAGCTGAGCGAGGCAGGGGCGGCCGTGATCGTCCTGGCGCACCTGGGGCGGCCCAAGGGCGCGCCCGAGCAGAAGTACTCGCTCAAGCCTGCCGTGGACGTCCTGCGGGACCTCGCGGACTTCCCGGTCACGCTCGCGCCGGACACCACGGGTGAGGGTGCCCGCAGCGCGGCCGCAGCCCTGGCCGAGGGGGAGGTGCTCGTCCTCGAGAACGTGCGCTTCGACGCGCGTGAGACGAGCAAGGACGACGCCGAGCGGTCGGCCTTCGCCCGCGAGATCGCGGACCTGGTCGGCTCGGACGGCGCCTACGTCGACGACGCCTTCGGTGCGGTGCACCGGAAGCACGCGAGCGTGTACGACATCGCCGCACTGCTGCCGTCCTACCAGGGCGACCTGGTCAAGGCGGAACTCGTGGTCCTGGAGCGGCTGACGAAGGATCCGCAGCGGCCCTTCGTCGTCGTGCTCGGCGGATCCAAGGTGTCCGACAAGCTCGCCGTCATCGAGAACCTGATCGGCACGGCGGACCGCATCCTCGTGGGCGGCGGCATGCTGTTCACGTTCCTCGCGGCCCAGGGCCACAGGGTGGGCGCCAGCCTGCTCGAGGAGGATCAGATCGAGACCGTTCGCGGTTACCTCGAGCGGGGGTCCCGCGACGGCACGCAGTTCGTCCTGCCGACCGACATCGTCGTGGCGGAGAAGTTCGCCGCCGACGCCGGTTCCGGCGTGGTCGCCGCGGACGCCATCGAGTCCGGGAGCTACGGGGCAGCCGGCATCGGGCTGGACATCGGCCCCGTGACGGGCGAGGACTTCGCCGCGAACATCGCCGAGGCGAGGACCGTCTTCTGGAACGGACCCATGGGCGTCTTCGAGTTCGAGGCGTTCGCCGGCGGCACCCGGGCGGTCGCCCAGGCCCTCGTCGACGCTCAGGCGAACGGTGCCCTGACCGTGGTCGGCGGCGGCGACTCCGCCGCTGCCGTCCGTGGCCTCGGCTTCGCCGACGACCAGTTCGGGCACATCTCGACCGGTGGCGGCGCGAGCCTGGAGTACCTCGAAGGCAAGGAACTGCCCGGCCTGACGGCCCTCGCCCGCGACTAGCGGGAGGGCGGTCACGATCGACCGCCCGGGAACGGGCGCCCAGGAAGAGCGGGATCCGCGGGGCCGAGGCTCCGCGGATCTCGCCCCCATGCAACGAACAGATGGAGTAGGACGATGACCACCTCGACCAACGGCGCCTTCGACCGCCGCCCGCTCATCGCGGGGAACTGGAAGATGAACCTGGACCACATGCAGGGCATCACTTTCCTGCAGAAGCTGGCCTGGACTCTCGACGACGCCGGCCACGACTTCTCGCGCGTCGAGGTCTCGGTCTTCCCGCCCTTCACCGATCTCCGCGGCGTCCAGACGCTCGTCAAGGGTGACAACCTCGAGGTCGCCTACGGCGGCCAGGACCTCTCGCCGGAGGATTCCGGTGCGTACACGGGGGACATCTCCGGTCAGTTCCTCGCCAAGCTCGACTGCACCTACGTGCTGGTGGGACATTCCGAGCGGCGGACCATCCACTCCGAGTCGGACGAGCTGGTCAACCGGAAGGTGCAGGCGGCCTACCGCCACTCACTGGTGCCCGTGCTGTGCGTCGGCGAGGGCCTCGAGATCCGGCAGGCCGGCACGCATGTCGCCTCGACGCTCGAGCAGCTCCGCCAGGGCGTCGCAGGCCTGACGCCGGAACAGGCGTCCGCCCTGGTGGTCGCCTACGAGCCCGTGTGGGCCATCGGTACGGGTGAGGGTCGCGGGACCCGAGGACGCGCAGGAGATGTGCGCCGCGATCCGTGCCGAACTCGGTTCCCTCTTCGGGGCCGAGACGGCGTCGAGGACACGCCTGCTCTACGGCGGCTCGGTGAAGGCGGCGAACGCCGCGAGCATCCTCAAGGAGCGTGACGTCGACGGCGTGCTCGTCGGCGGTGCGAGCCTCGACGTGTCCGAGTTTGCTAGTATTGTCAGGTTCGAACAGCATCTGGTGACAGACTAGTTCCGTGCGCCGGCCGCTCCGTCGAGCGGCCACCGAGCCTTGAAAGGGCCCCGTGGAAATCCTCCGTATCATCCTGCTCGTCCTGCTCGGGATCACGAGCCTCCTGCTCACCCTGCTGATCCTGCTCCACAAGGGACGTGGCGGTGGAATGTCGGACATGTTCGGTGGCGGCATGACCTCGAGCATGGGATCGTCCGGGGTCGCCGAGCGCAACCTCAACCGTTTCACCGTGGCCCTCGGCCTCGCATGGGGTGTCGTCATCGTCGCCCTCGG encodes the following:
- a CDS encoding 5'-nucleotidase; the protein is MHSLILFDLDGTLVDPAGAITGGISAALVSHGFPVPDDDALQAMVGPPLAHSLTALGGVPASRVQEVMATYRAGYVATGMARSRPYPGIARCVEALSDAGAVVAVATQKPEWLAEELLDAQGLRHLFASVHGSPRDEAATVGGKAPIIRAALDRHASDSSRPVMVGDRRHDVEGAAAHGIACIGVGWGFAAPGELEDAGAAAVVQTADELLEVLRGGL
- a CDS encoding 1-acyl-sn-glycerol-3-phosphate acyltransferase codes for the protein MGVYDLTRSTTRGLISTLCRPTVEGLGNVPKDGPFIVAPNHLSFLDSVLVQALMPRPVAFFAKAEYFTGSGVKGVLMKSFFEGVGSIPVERGQQAASVQALRTLLDLLEQGDGVGIYPEGTRSRDGRLYRGRTGVGWLALTTGAPVVPVGLLGTDALQPAGKKGVRPQHFTLRIGEPLVFAKTGPGHPLPARRSATDTIMDSIAALTGQERVAHYNQSPSTD
- the uvrC gene encoding UvrABC system protein C, producing MANPVTYRPKTGEIPLDPGVYRFRDEHGRVIYVGKAKNLRSRLNSYFANPQGLLAKTRTMVFTAASVEWTVVGSELEALQLEYTWIKEFDPRFNVMFRDDKSYPYLAVTMGEKYPRVQVLRGDKKKDTRYFGPFYPAKAIRETVDTMIRVFPVRTCSSGVFKRAERTGRPCLLGYIDKCSAPCVGRITPEDHRALAEDFCDFMSGEAKKFISGLEKKMAEAVAELDYESAARLRDDIAALRRVFERNTVVLSEDTDADIFALKEDELEAAAQVFHVRGGRIRGQRGWVVEKVEDMETPDLVEHLLQQVYGEGNSSNEQIPREVLVPVLPSNSDQMLEWLRSLRGARVDVRVPQRGDKATLLKTVEQNAADALRLHKSRRAGDITTRSAALQELQEALDLPQPLMRIECFDISHVQGTNVVASMVVVEDGLPRKSEYRKFSITGDAARDDTASMYDVIHRRFRNYLASKAGDTRDAAAPDPESAPVDDEASVLEHPAVDEQGEPIRDTTTAIPRNRFAYPPSLVVVDGGPPQVAAASRALADLCIDDVFVIGLAKRLEEVWIQDSDFPVILPRASEGLFLLQRIRDEAHRFAITFHRQKRGKSMTASALDDIPGLGPARRKALLKHFGSVRKIRAASIEELVEVPGVGPALAETIRTSLAVGADDAPAPAVNMTTGEIIED
- a CDS encoding nucleotide-binding protein; translation: MTEATSLTPVKPTQSELLVVTGMSGAGRSTAANALEDHGWYVVENLPPQMLTTLTELVARTPQSIPKLAVVIDVRGKELFNDIKASLDGLRAAGVGYRVLFLDADDAVLVRRFEQGRRPHPLQGDGRILDGIAAERDVLRELKHTSDIVIDTSDLNVHALATSVTELFSESGPIVLRLNVMSFGFKYGLPVDANYVADVRFIPNPHWVPVLRPQTGLDAPVRDYVLGAQGAGDFIDRYVHALVPVLDGYRRENKHYATIAVGCTGGKHRSVAVTEEIAQRLAQLPGVQVAAHHRDLGRE
- a CDS encoding putative gluconeogenesis factor; amino-acid sequence: MALFSGSLPLVPPAAGRKGDGPGPGPSVVALGGGHGLSASLSALRLLTQELTAVVTVADDGGSSGRLRRELGVLPPGDLRMALSALCDDTDWGRTWRDVMQHRFTSRDGVEGSLDDHAMGNLLIVTLWELLGDPVAGLQWAGALLGARGRVLPMASVPLTIEGDLLSEVQGSLRVTTVTGQARLAVAADTGNVSNVRLLPAGAPACRDALEAIELADWVVLGPGSWYTSVLPHLLLPELRDALCRTSAKRCLTMNLTNDTKETQGMSAVDHLNVITRYAPDFTVDVVLADPAVVADRAEFERAVAGMGGRVVFGTVGVSTGKPVHDPLRLATSYNDMFGEN
- the whiA gene encoding sporulation transcription regulator WhiA codes for the protein MALTADVKEELSHLDVKKSSVRKAEVSALLRFAGGLHIVSGRIVIEAEVDLASTARRLRATIAEVYGHNSEIIVVTGGGLKRGNRYVVRVVREGESLARQTGLLDSRGRPVRGLPSAVVNGSTADAEAVWRGAFLAHGSLTEPGRSSSLEVTCPGPESALALVGAARRLDIAAKAREVRGVDRVVIRDGDTIAALLTRMGAHDALMVWEERRMRKEVRATANRLANFDDANLRRSAQAAVAAGARVERALEILGETVPEHLRYAGELRVAHKQASLDELGRLADPPMTKDAIAGRIRRLLAMADKRATDIGIPGTDANVTADMLDE
- a CDS encoding hypothetical protein (possible pseudo due to frameshift); this translates as MLAYEPLGQNIVIEQLYDQQGNVPVGTVPLLMLDMWEHAFYLDYVNVKPDYVKAWWNLVNWADVQTRFQAARTGASVLITPGR
- the gapA gene encoding glyceraldehyde-3-phosphate dehydrogenase, which translates into the protein MTTRVGINGFGRIGRNYFRAALEQGADLEIVAVNDLTSPEALAHLLKYDSVTGRLKASVEVDGGDLVVGGKRVKVLAERDPANLPWKDLGVDIVIESTGFFTKASDAQKHIDAGAQKVLISAPASDEDLTVVLGVNDGDYDPANHHIISNASCTTNCLGPLAKVLNDSFGIERGLMTTIHAYTADQNLQDGPHKDLRRARAAAINMVPTSTGAAKAIGLVLPELKGKLDGYAIRVPVPTGSATDLTVTLGREVTAEEVNAAYKAAAAEGSLKGYLTYTEDPIVSSDIVTDPASCIFDSGLTKVLGNQVKVVGWYDNEWGYSNRLVDLTEIVAAKLS
- the pgk gene encoding phosphoglycerate kinase; translated protein: MAYASLDDLLAEGVRGRRVLVRSDLNVPLEGEVPELKVTDDGRVRASLPVLRKLSEAGAAVIVLAHLGRPKGAPEQKYSLKPAVDVLRDLADFPVTLAPDTTGEGARSAAAALAEGEVLVLENVRFDARETSKDDAERSAFAREIADLVGSDGAYVDDAFGAVHRKHASVYDIAALLPSYQGDLVKAELVVLERLTKDPQRPFVVVLGGSKVSDKLAVIENLIGTADRILVGGGMLFTFLAAQGHRVGASLLEEDQIETVRGYLERGSRDGTQFVLPTDIVVAEKFAADAGSGVVAADAIESGSYGAAGIGLDIGPVTGEDFAANIAEARTVFWNGPMGVFEFEAFAGGTRAVAQALVDAQANGALTVVGGGDSAAAVRGLGFADDQFGHISTGGGASLEYLEGKELPGLTALARD
- a CDS encoding hypothetical protein (possible pseudo due to frameshift); translated protein: MTTSTNGAFDRRPLIAGNWKMNLDHMQGITFLQKLAWTLDDAGHDFSRVEVSVFPPFTDLRGVQTLVKGDNLEVAYGGQDLSPEDSGAYTGDISGQFLAKLDCTYVLVGHSERRTIHSESDELVNRKVQAAYRHSLVPVLCVGEGLEIRQAGTHVASTLEQLRQGVAGLTPEQASALVVAYEPVWAIGTGEGRGTRGRAGDVRRDPCRTRFPLRGRDGVEDTPALRRLGEGGERREHPQGA